A genomic segment from Bosea sp. OAE506 encodes:
- a CDS encoding cell wall hydrolase yields MARQQRCLAEAVYFEARSESDEGRAAVAQVVLNRVKSTLYPDSVCGVVYQNSHRYLACQFTFTCEGKSLRITEPGPWRDAVRIAREVYEGTTYLPEVGASTHYHAQYVRPYWAKKLKKMDTIGQHVFYKLRPGQT; encoded by the coding sequence ATGGCGCGCCAGCAGCGCTGCCTGGCGGAAGCGGTCTATTTCGAGGCGCGCTCTGAATCCGACGAGGGCCGCGCCGCGGTGGCGCAGGTGGTGCTCAACCGCGTCAAGAGCACGCTCTACCCCGACAGCGTCTGCGGCGTGGTCTACCAGAACAGCCACCGCTATTTGGCCTGCCAGTTCACCTTCACCTGCGAAGGCAAATCCCTGCGCATCACCGAGCCCGGCCCCTGGCGCGACGCGGTCCGCATCGCCCGCGAGGTCTATGAGGGCACGACCTATCTTCCCGAAGTCGGCGCCTCGACCCACTATCACGCGCAGTATGTCCGCCCCTACTGGGCCAAGAAGCTCAAGAAGATGGACACGATCGGCCAGCACGTCTTCTACAAGCTGCGGCCGGGGCAGACGTGA
- a CDS encoding MFS transporter → MSVASSPAPGRSHAPEIIVAAGCLIALITFGPRASAGLFQIPMTVQFGWGRDTFGLALAIQNLLWGLGAPFAGAIADRFGIVKVFCAGALLYGAGLVMMAIATTPLQLHLGAGVLIGFGLSACSFNLVLAAFGKLLPESWRPMAFGAGTAAGSFGQFLYPPIGNILIEQIGWNQALMVFAMTLLPILPISIFLSTRKIGGAVQASAANLPNQSIAQALTEAFRHRSYVLLVLGFFTCGFQLAFITVHMPAYLKDMGLPAWVGGWTLAVIGLANAVGSLSSGWLSTRMPKRHLLAWIYFGRAAAIAVFILLPPSPATAICFGIVIGLFWLSTVPPTSSLVMLMFGTKYMAMLYGFAFFSHQVGGFLGVWLGGLLYEAFGSYIVVWWLSVALGIASALINLPIVEKPVERAVPQPA, encoded by the coding sequence ATGAGCGTCGCCTCGAGCCCCGCCCCGGGGCGCAGCCATGCGCCTGAGATCATCGTCGCGGCGGGCTGCCTGATCGCGCTGATCACCTTCGGCCCGCGCGCCAGCGCCGGCCTGTTCCAGATTCCGATGACGGTGCAGTTCGGCTGGGGGCGCGACACCTTCGGGCTGGCGCTCGCGATCCAGAACCTGCTCTGGGGGCTGGGCGCGCCGTTTGCGGGCGCCATCGCGGACCGCTTCGGCATCGTCAAGGTGTTCTGCGCGGGCGCGCTGCTCTATGGCGCGGGCCTCGTCATGATGGCGATCGCCACGACGCCGCTGCAGCTGCATCTGGGCGCCGGTGTCCTGATCGGCTTCGGCCTCTCGGCCTGCTCCTTCAACCTCGTGCTGGCCGCCTTCGGCAAGCTCCTGCCCGAATCCTGGCGGCCGATGGCGTTCGGCGCCGGCACGGCGGCCGGCTCCTTCGGCCAGTTCCTCTATCCGCCGATCGGCAACATCCTGATCGAGCAGATCGGCTGGAACCAGGCGCTGATGGTCTTCGCGATGACGCTGCTGCCGATCCTGCCGATCTCGATCTTCCTGTCGACGCGCAAGATCGGCGGGGCGGTCCAGGCCTCTGCCGCCAATCTGCCCAACCAGTCGATCGCCCAGGCGCTGACCGAGGCCTTCCGCCATCGCAGCTACGTCCTGCTGGTGCTCGGCTTCTTCACCTGCGGCTTCCAGCTCGCCTTCATCACCGTCCACATGCCGGCCTATCTCAAGGATATGGGCCTGCCGGCCTGGGTCGGCGGCTGGACGCTGGCCGTGATTGGGCTGGCGAACGCCGTCGGCTCCCTCTCCTCCGGCTGGCTCTCGACGCGGATGCCCAAGCGCCATCTGCTGGCCTGGATCTATTTCGGCCGCGCCGCCGCGATCGCCGTCTTCATCCTGCTGCCGCCGAGCCCGGCCACCGCGATCTGCTTCGGCATCGTCATCGGGCTGTTCTGGCTCTCGACCGTGCCGCCGACCTCCTCGCTGGTCATGCTGATGTTCGGCACGAAATACATGGCGATGCTCTATGGCTTCGCCTTCTTCTCGCACCAGGTCGGCGGCTTCCTCGGCGTCTGGCTCGGCGGCCTGCTCTACGAGGCCTTCGGCTCCTACATCGTCGTCTGGTGGCTGTCGGTCGCGCTCGGCATCGCCTCGGCGCTGATCAACCTGCCGATCGTCGAGAAGCCGGTCGAGCGCGCGGTGCCGCAGCCGGCCTGA